Proteins encoded within one genomic window of Microbacterium sp. LKL04:
- the resB gene encoding cytochrome c biogenesis protein ResB, whose product MSRRSSDGSETVDGPLRPSDHLDKTGDDEPTFSGGQPALGVVGWLRWGWRQLTSMRTALVLLLLLAIAAIPGSLVPQRSADPNGVTQWRATNPDLYPTFDAFQLFDVYTSVWFSAIYILLFISLIGCVLPRTKHHWKALRARPPRTPARLSRLSDHAERTVAVPDGEDAAGHAAHVVDLAEAQLRSARYRVERYDRNGVASVSAERGYLRETGNLLFHGALVGVLISVGIGGGFTYTGQTVITEGDGFVNSLGLGYTSFNPGRFVDTEALTPYSITLDRFDVTYAPPSGQAGGFEAHVTTRFPGQEAEDQVIEVNHPITMAGDRVYLMGNGYAPTITVRNGEGDVVFSESVPFLPQSATMTSQGVVKIPDTGGEQLGLVGFFYPTVAQLSSGALTSRYGDLLDPRLTFFVYEGDLGIDDGTPRSVYALDTDGMTEIAGRNADSPSLELSPGQTVDLPGGRGTVTFEDETRTGAPESVKRYVSLSIHNDSSATWVLVFAVLAMIGLFTALFVPRRRMWVKATPAGDQVHIEYAGLARGEDPAIGVAVADLAKRHESALGDEPASAPAPAANVN is encoded by the coding sequence GTGTCCCGACGTTCCTCTGACGGCTCTGAGACGGTCGACGGACCGCTTCGGCCGAGCGACCACCTCGACAAGACCGGTGACGACGAGCCCACCTTCTCGGGCGGCCAGCCCGCGCTGGGCGTCGTCGGGTGGCTCCGCTGGGGATGGCGTCAGCTCACGAGCATGCGGACGGCCCTCGTGCTGCTCCTGCTTCTCGCGATCGCGGCGATCCCCGGTTCGCTCGTGCCGCAGCGCAGCGCCGACCCCAACGGCGTCACGCAGTGGCGGGCCACGAACCCCGATCTGTACCCGACCTTCGACGCGTTCCAGCTCTTCGACGTCTACACGTCGGTGTGGTTCTCGGCGATCTACATCCTGCTGTTCATCTCGCTGATCGGCTGCGTCCTGCCGCGGACGAAGCACCACTGGAAGGCGCTCCGGGCGCGTCCGCCGAGGACCCCGGCACGGCTGTCGCGGCTGTCCGATCACGCGGAGCGGACCGTCGCGGTCCCCGACGGAGAGGATGCCGCGGGTCACGCAGCCCACGTCGTCGATCTCGCCGAGGCGCAGCTGCGCTCCGCCCGCTACCGCGTCGAGCGGTACGACCGGAACGGCGTGGCCTCGGTGTCCGCCGAGCGCGGCTACCTGCGCGAGACGGGCAACCTGCTCTTCCACGGCGCGCTCGTCGGCGTGCTCATCTCGGTCGGCATCGGGGGCGGCTTCACGTACACGGGCCAGACCGTCATCACCGAGGGCGATGGCTTCGTGAACTCGCTCGGGCTCGGATACACGTCCTTCAACCCGGGTCGCTTCGTCGACACCGAGGCGCTCACGCCGTACTCCATCACCCTCGACCGTTTCGATGTGACCTATGCGCCGCCGTCGGGGCAGGCGGGCGGCTTCGAAGCCCACGTCACCACCCGGTTCCCCGGTCAGGAGGCCGAGGACCAGGTGATCGAGGTGAACCACCCGATCACGATGGCGGGCGACCGCGTGTACCTCATGGGCAACGGCTACGCACCGACCATCACGGTCCGAAACGGCGAGGGCGACGTCGTCTTCAGCGAGTCGGTTCCCTTCCTGCCGCAGAGCGCGACGATGACCTCGCAGGGCGTCGTGAAGATCCCCGACACCGGTGGCGAGCAGCTCGGACTCGTCGGGTTCTTCTACCCCACGGTCGCGCAGCTCTCGAGCGGCGCGCTCACCTCGCGCTACGGCGACCTGCTCGATCCTCGCTTGACATTCTTCGTCTACGAGGGCGATCTCGGGATCGACGACGGCACGCCGCGGTCGGTCTACGCGCTCGATACCGACGGGATGACCGAGATCGCCGGTCGGAATGCGGACTCGCCGTCGCTGGAACTCTCGCCGGGGCAGACCGTCGACCTGCCGGGCGGGCGCGGCACCGTGACGTTCGAGGACGAGACGCGCACGGGCGCGCCGGAGTCGGTGAAGCGTTACGTCTCACTGTCGATCCACAACGACTCGAGTGCCACGTGGGTGCTCGTGTTCGCGGTCCTCGCGATGATCGGCCTCTTCACCGCGCTGTTCGTCCCGCGGCGACGCATGTGGGTGAAGGCGACACCGGCCGGCGATCAGGTGCACATCGAGTACGCGGGTCTCGCACGCGGCGAGGATCCCGCCATCGGGGTCGCCGTCGCCGACCTCGCGAAGCGGCACGAGAGCGCGCTGGGCGACGAACCGGCATCCGCCCCCGCGCCCGCCGCGAACGTAAACTGA
- a CDS encoding histidine phosphatase family protein, whose translation MPAARLHLVRHGEVHNPGRVLYGRLPGFHLSDDGHGMARAAAEHLKAQGRPVRSLVSSPLERARESAAPIAELFGLTPVIDARVLEPTNVFEGKRMRSALRNPLNWWHLRTPALPSWGEAYLEVVERMEAAMLDAWNRTPSGDAVIVSHQLPIWITHLSVAGLPLRHDPRRRRCDLSSITSFELDGDVWREVEYAEPAATAGAVDVGAV comes from the coding sequence GTGCCTGCCGCCCGTCTCCATCTCGTGCGCCATGGGGAGGTCCACAACCCCGGACGCGTGCTCTACGGGCGACTCCCGGGCTTCCACCTGAGCGACGACGGTCACGGCATGGCCCGTGCGGCCGCCGAGCACCTGAAGGCGCAGGGGCGTCCGGTCCGCTCGCTGGTGTCGTCGCCTTTGGAGCGTGCGCGGGAGTCCGCCGCCCCCATCGCGGAGCTGTTCGGACTGACGCCCGTCATCGACGCCCGCGTCCTCGAGCCGACCAACGTCTTCGAGGGCAAGCGGATGCGGAGTGCCCTGCGCAACCCGCTCAACTGGTGGCACCTGCGCACGCCCGCTCTGCCGAGCTGGGGTGAGGCCTACCTCGAGGTCGTCGAGCGCATGGAGGCCGCGATGCTCGACGCCTGGAACCGCACGCCGTCGGGTGACGCGGTCATCGTCTCGCACCAGCTCCCCATCTGGATCACGCACCTGTCGGTCGCGGGTCTCCCGCTCCGCCACGACCCGCGGCGGCGCCGCTGCGACCTGTCGAGCATCACCAGCTTCGAGCTCGACGGCGATGTCTGGCGCGAGGTCGAGTACGCCGAGCCGGCCGCGACAGCCGGCGCCGTCGACGTGGGAGCCGTATGA
- the ccsB gene encoding c-type cytochrome biogenesis protein CcsB, translating into MSFDDISVLLLWTAIAIYTLGFLAFTVDLARRSELAIKAQDARTQARTLVAAGGGQTIEDIRAEEAAAKVALEAAPSQRGRYLFARLGVVLTTIAFLFHVGADVTRGIAAGRVPWSNNYEFALTGTMLVVMVFLTVLVKYDLRFLGAFINGLIVVLLGGAALAYYVEVVPLSDPLKSVWLVIHVFVASLASAFYALAFALSVVQLLQSRRERVALAAVGTDAAPRTRLPFLRTLPSAEVLESLAYRFAIIGFVLWTFTLIAGAIWANDAWGRYWGFDTKEVWTFVIWVVYAGYIHARATRGWRGTRSAWLSIVGFTAVLFNFTIVNQFFQGLHSYSGLSS; encoded by the coding sequence ATGTCGTTCGATGACATCTCCGTGCTTCTGCTGTGGACCGCCATCGCGATCTACACGCTCGGCTTCCTCGCCTTCACGGTCGACCTCGCTCGGCGCTCCGAGCTCGCGATCAAGGCCCAGGACGCGCGGACGCAGGCGCGCACCCTTGTCGCCGCCGGCGGGGGGCAGACCATCGAGGACATCCGCGCCGAAGAAGCTGCCGCGAAGGTCGCCCTCGAGGCGGCGCCGTCCCAGCGCGGTCGGTACCTCTTCGCACGGCTCGGCGTCGTCCTGACGACGATCGCGTTCCTCTTCCACGTCGGAGCGGACGTCACCCGCGGTATCGCGGCCGGTCGCGTGCCGTGGTCGAACAACTACGAGTTCGCCCTCACCGGCACGATGCTCGTCGTGATGGTGTTCCTGACCGTGCTGGTCAAGTACGACCTGCGCTTCCTCGGCGCGTTCATCAACGGTCTCATCGTGGTCCTGCTCGGTGGCGCCGCGCTGGCGTACTACGTCGAGGTCGTGCCGCTGTCCGACCCGCTGAAGAGCGTCTGGCTCGTCATCCACGTGTTCGTCGCCTCGCTCGCCTCGGCGTTCTACGCGCTCGCGTTCGCGCTGTCGGTCGTGCAGCTGCTGCAGTCCCGACGGGAGCGCGTCGCGCTGGCCGCGGTGGGGACGGATGCCGCCCCCCGCACGCGGCTGCCGTTCCTGCGCACGCTGCCCAGCGCCGAGGTGCTCGAGTCCCTGGCCTACCGCTTCGCGATCATCGGCTTCGTCCTGTGGACCTTCACCCTCATCGCCGGCGCGATCTGGGCCAACGACGCGTGGGGTCGCTACTGGGGCTTCGACACGAAGGAAGTGTGGACCTTCGTGATCTGGGTGGTCTACGCCGGCTACATCCACGCGCGTGCGACGCGCGGCTGGCGCGGCACGCGCTCGGCCTGGCTGTCGATCGTCGGCTTCACCGCGGTGCTCTTCAACTTCACGATCGTGAATCAGTTCTTCCAGGGCCTGCATTCCTACAGCGGCCTATCCAGCTGA
- a CDS encoding DedA family protein gives MTVMNTAATSSGDGSWLSALADWVVSLMDTIGPAGAAVAVGLDNLFPPIPSEVVLPLAGLAASRGSFTLAEAIGWTTFGSVFGAYILYVLGRVLGADRLTRIADKLPLMKGEDVTKTVHWFERHGGAAVFFGRMVPLFRSLISIPAGVSKMHWWKFGLLTTAGSLIWNSIFVLAGFFLGENWHIVEEYAGVFQNIVIVVVVALVVWFVVVRVRAAVRSRRESPGDAAG, from the coding sequence ATGACCGTCATGAACACTGCCGCCACCTCCTCCGGAGACGGGTCCTGGCTCTCGGCGCTGGCCGACTGGGTCGTCTCGCTGATGGACACCATCGGCCCGGCGGGAGCGGCCGTCGCCGTCGGCCTCGACAACCTGTTCCCGCCGATCCCGAGCGAGGTCGTCCTGCCGCTGGCCGGTCTCGCGGCATCGCGCGGGTCGTTCACCCTCGCGGAGGCGATCGGCTGGACCACCTTCGGGTCGGTCTTCGGCGCCTACATCCTCTACGTGCTCGGCCGGGTCCTCGGAGCAGACCGACTGACGCGCATTGCCGACAAGCTGCCGCTCATGAAAGGCGAGGACGTCACCAAGACCGTGCACTGGTTCGAGCGTCACGGGGGCGCCGCGGTCTTCTTCGGTCGGATGGTGCCGCTGTTCCGGAGCCTCATCTCGATCCCGGCGGGGGTCTCGAAGATGCACTGGTGGAAGTTCGGCCTGCTCACGACGGCGGGCAGTCTCATCTGGAACTCGATCTTCGTGCTCGCGGGGTTCTTCCTCGGCGAGAACTGGCACATCGTCGAGGAGTACGCCGGCGTGTTCCAGAACATCGTGATCGTGGTGGTCGTGGCCCTGGTGGTGTGGTTCGTCGTCGTCCGCGTGCGCGCCGCCGTCCGCAGCCGTCGGGAATCGCCGGGGGATGCCGCGGGCTGA
- the aspS gene encoding aspartate--tRNA(Asn) ligase, with amino-acid sequence MSERTLVQQLQSREDGPVSVSGWVETVRDQKKVQFVILRDETGAVQLVNPATRPAEDGSEQDAAALALTDLISNLSTGTFLTATGELKHDERVKLGGVEIKISGLEIAAAALPETPIAADSGLDKRMDWRFIDLRQRRNNLVFRIQTTLEHAMRTYWVERDYIEVHSPKLMASPSESNAELFEVPYFEDKTAYLAQSPQFFKQMAQVAGFGKIFEIAPAFRADPSFTSRHATEFTSIDAEISWIDSHEDVARMQEELLQTAIRAVADKHGDEIKALFDIDVVVPELPFPRIPLAEAREIVAARGYEIPRTDGDLDPEGERQIAAHVQETYGHQFVFITDYHPEIRAFYHMRDEETGLTKSYDLLFNGVEITTGAQREHRVDVLIEQAKEKGLDPEHLDFYLDFFRFGAPPHGGFGMGLARVLMLLLGQDSIREVTYLFRGPTRLAP; translated from the coding sequence GTGAGTGAACGCACCCTCGTCCAGCAGCTGCAGTCCCGTGAAGACGGACCCGTCTCGGTCTCCGGATGGGTCGAGACCGTCCGCGACCAGAAGAAGGTGCAGTTCGTCATCCTGCGCGATGAGACGGGCGCTGTGCAGCTCGTCAATCCCGCGACGCGCCCCGCCGAGGACGGCAGTGAGCAGGATGCCGCGGCCCTGGCGCTCACGGACCTCATCTCGAACCTGTCGACGGGCACCTTCCTGACTGCGACCGGCGAGCTCAAGCACGACGAGCGCGTCAAGCTCGGCGGTGTCGAGATCAAGATCAGCGGCCTCGAGATCGCGGCCGCCGCCCTGCCCGAGACGCCGATCGCGGCGGACTCCGGTCTCGACAAGCGCATGGACTGGCGTTTCATCGACCTGCGCCAGCGTCGCAACAACCTGGTGTTCCGCATCCAGACGACGCTCGAGCACGCCATGCGCACCTACTGGGTCGAGCGCGACTACATCGAGGTCCACTCCCCCAAGCTCATGGCCTCCCCGTCGGAGTCCAACGCCGAGCTGTTCGAGGTCCCCTACTTCGAGGACAAGACGGCCTACCTGGCGCAGAGCCCGCAGTTCTTCAAGCAGATGGCCCAGGTCGCCGGCTTCGGCAAGATCTTCGAGATCGCCCCCGCCTTCCGCGCCGACCCGTCGTTCACCTCGCGCCACGCCACCGAATTCACCTCGATCGACGCCGAGATCAGCTGGATCGACTCGCACGAGGACGTCGCGCGCATGCAGGAGGAGCTCCTCCAGACCGCGATCCGCGCCGTCGCCGACAAGCACGGCGACGAGATCAAGGCCCTCTTCGACATCGACGTGGTCGTCCCCGAGCTCCCGTTCCCGCGCATCCCGCTCGCCGAGGCACGCGAGATCGTCGCGGCCCGCGGCTACGAGATCCCCCGCACCGACGGCGACCTCGACCCCGAGGGCGAGCGCCAGATCGCGGCGCACGTGCAGGAGACCTACGGCCATCAGTTCGTGTTCATCACCGACTACCACCCCGAGATCCGCGCGTTCTACCACATGCGCGACGAGGAGACCGGACTGACAAAGTCGTACGACCTGCTCTTCAACGGTGTCGAGATCACGACGGGCGCTCAGCGCGAGCACCGCGTCGACGTCCTCATCGAGCAGGCGAAGGAGAAGGGCCTCGACCCCGAGCACCTCGACTTCTACCTCGACTTCTTCCGCTTCGGTGCCCCGCCGCACGGCGGCTTCGGCATGGGCCTCGCCCGCGTGCTGATGCTGCTGCTCGGTCAGGACTCGATCCGCGAGGTCACCTACCTCTTCCGCGGACCGACGCGCCTGGCCCCGTAA
- a CDS encoding metal-dependent hydrolase, translating into MTQIPATVVTYPDGEVTGTATVVHAVPLADGRTGIVFDRTPFHPVDTAWPDQPADVGVLRTSAGEFPVVTTVTGGVHEGDLVIGPDLPVRIGTEGWTFVVVHVVDGPAPAVGESVEAYVDPELRAALSAGHTACHLASLALDAALADAWTKEVPTDAAGHPAFDMLAIQTSRIAPYGSVDVYRIGKSLRKKGFDTSALGDLPELEARIEATLAGWANSAGAISIHRDDHTLAGRRSWRCDLPDGLVEIPCGGTHLTSLAQIGALTVALDANEVPGGIQLTMTTSITLAG; encoded by the coding sequence GTGACGCAGATCCCCGCCACCGTCGTGACCTACCCCGACGGGGAGGTCACCGGAACGGCCACCGTCGTGCATGCCGTGCCACTCGCCGACGGGCGGACGGGCATCGTCTTCGATCGCACCCCGTTCCACCCCGTCGACACCGCCTGGCCCGACCAGCCCGCCGACGTCGGCGTGCTGCGAACGTCAGCCGGCGAGTTCCCCGTCGTCACCACCGTGACCGGGGGAGTCCACGAGGGCGACCTCGTCATCGGGCCGGACCTCCCGGTGCGCATCGGCACCGAGGGGTGGACGTTCGTCGTCGTGCACGTCGTCGACGGGCCTGCCCCCGCCGTCGGCGAGAGCGTCGAGGCGTACGTCGATCCCGAGCTGCGCGCTGCGCTGTCCGCCGGGCACACCGCCTGCCACCTGGCATCCCTCGCCCTCGACGCCGCCCTCGCGGATGCGTGGACGAAGGAGGTTCCGACGGATGCCGCCGGTCACCCCGCGTTCGACATGCTCGCGATCCAGACCTCCCGCATCGCGCCGTACGGCTCGGTCGACGTCTACCGCATCGGCAAGTCTCTGCGGAAGAAGGGCTTCGACACGAGCGCGCTCGGCGACCTCCCGGAGCTCGAGGCGCGAATCGAGGCGACGCTGGCGGGCTGGGCCAACTCGGCGGGGGCCATCTCCATCCATCGCGACGACCACACGCTCGCCGGGCGCCGCTCGTGGCGCTGCGACCTGCCCGACGGTCTCGTCGAGATCCCGTGCGGCGGGACGCATCTGACGTCCCTCGCACAGATCGGCGCGCTGACGGTCGCGCTCGACGCGAACGAGGTGCCCGGCGGCATCCAGCTCACCATGACGACGTCGATCACACTCGCCGGCTGA
- a CDS encoding ABC transporter substrate-binding protein has product MFRPSRRRAAALAVATIAALSLAGCAGATDAQNASGEGPAAATAKSVSDLGGFAKLEEAAKAEGALNVIALPRDWANYGEIIDLFAKRYPEIAINEQSPDFSSAEEITAAKTNEGLDTAPDVFDLGLTVALQNTDRFAPYKVQTWDDIPAELKEPSGLFVGDYGGYMSVGYDSAKFSAPTQLSDLLDGSYRGSVAINGDPTQAGAAFAAVGLATVQSGGTLDDFQPGIDFFSKLDKAGNMLKLDVTSATVASGETPVVFDWDYLNAAHTADVPTWKTVVFDGVGYAGYYNQAVNADAPHPAAARLWQEFLCSDEVQNLWLKGGARPVRMEAMTKAGTIDAALAAKLPKAPADTVVPTEDQSTTAGTLLGKEWAAAVQ; this is encoded by the coding sequence ATGTTTCGTCCGTCCCGGCGGCGCGCCGCCGCACTGGCTGTCGCCACGATCGCCGCTCTGTCCCTCGCCGGCTGCGCCGGCGCGACCGATGCCCAGAACGCCTCCGGCGAGGGGCCCGCTGCCGCCACCGCGAAGAGCGTGAGCGACCTCGGCGGGTTCGCGAAGTTGGAGGAGGCCGCCAAGGCCGAAGGCGCCCTCAACGTCATCGCCCTGCCGCGCGATTGGGCCAACTACGGCGAGATCATCGACCTGTTCGCGAAGCGCTACCCCGAGATCGCCATCAACGAGCAGTCGCCGGACTTCTCGAGCGCCGAGGAGATCACCGCGGCCAAGACGAACGAGGGCCTCGACACCGCCCCCGACGTGTTCGACCTCGGTCTGACGGTCGCGCTCCAGAACACCGACCGGTTCGCGCCCTACAAGGTGCAGACCTGGGACGACATCCCCGCAGAGCTCAAGGAACCGTCGGGCCTGTTCGTGGGCGACTACGGCGGGTACATGTCGGTCGGCTACGACTCGGCGAAATTCTCCGCCCCGACGCAGCTCAGCGATCTGCTCGACGGGTCCTACCGCGGGTCGGTCGCGATCAACGGCGACCCCACGCAGGCGGGCGCCGCTTTCGCGGCCGTCGGTCTCGCGACGGTGCAGTCGGGCGGGACCCTCGACGACTTCCAGCCGGGCATCGACTTCTTCTCGAAGCTCGACAAGGCGGGCAACATGCTGAAGCTCGACGTCACGAGCGCGACGGTCGCCAGCGGAGAGACGCCGGTCGTCTTCGACTGGGACTACCTGAACGCGGCGCACACCGCTGACGTCCCTACGTGGAAGACCGTCGTCTTCGATGGCGTCGGCTACGCGGGCTACTACAACCAGGCCGTGAACGCCGATGCTCCGCACCCGGCCGCCGCACGCCTGTGGCAGGAGTTCCTCTGCAGCGACGAGGTCCAGAACCTGTGGCTGAAGGGGGGCGCCCGCCCCGTCCGCATGGAGGCCATGACGAAGGCCGGCACGATCGACGCCGCGCTCGCGGCGAAGCTCCCGAAGGCCCCCGCCGACACCGTCGTCCCCACCGAGGACCAGTCGACGACGGCCGGCACGCTGCTCGGCAAGGAATGGGCGGCCGCGGTCCAGTGA
- a CDS encoding TlpA family protein disulfide reductase: MRRRILAALAAVTLVAGLAACSSENDNLSNLYREGNTQGFISSDGRVETIPAAQRGEALSFTGTDVDGKTVSSTDFTGDVLVLNFWYAACGPCRAEAPVLEQTYQDTKAEGAHFLGVNIYDGPEQATSFDETYKITYPSILARGDVDLKLAFADWTSLQAAPTTLVVDREGRVAARLFGQLPDATTLRDLVDDTLAEKG; this comes from the coding sequence ATGAGACGCCGCATCCTGGCCGCCCTCGCGGCCGTGACCCTCGTCGCGGGGCTCGCCGCGTGCTCGAGTGAGAACGACAACCTGTCGAACCTGTACCGCGAAGGAAACACGCAGGGCTTCATCTCCAGCGACGGTCGGGTCGAGACGATCCCCGCCGCGCAGCGCGGCGAGGCCCTCTCGTTCACGGGTACCGATGTCGACGGCAAGACGGTGTCGAGCACCGACTTCACCGGCGACGTGCTGGTCCTCAACTTCTGGTACGCCGCGTGCGGTCCGTGCCGGGCCGAGGCTCCCGTCCTCGAGCAGACGTACCAGGACACGAAGGCGGAGGGTGCGCACTTCCTCGGCGTCAACATCTACGACGGTCCCGAGCAGGCGACCTCGTTCGACGAGACGTACAAGATCACCTACCCGTCGATCCTCGCCCGCGGCGACGTCGATCTGAAGCTCGCGTTCGCCGACTGGACCTCGCTCCAGGCCGCCCCGACGACGCTCGTCGTCGATCGCGAGGGCCGCGTCGCCGCACGCCTGTTCGGCCAGCTGCCGGATGCCACGACCCTCCGCGACCTCGTCGACGACACTCTCGCGGAGAAGGGATGA
- a CDS encoding mechanosensitive ion channel family protein: MWDGWVDFGIAAVIGIGVAILIAVVAMIALAVIARRRRWAGVLSRQSRAPFRMLLLVVALWVAVRVAFPDDTWRGILGQILTILIIAASAWLLASLVVVATDVALGRYRIDVPDNRVARRIRTQTLVVRRLAIAIIVIIGIGAVLLTFDSVRAIGASVLASAGIASIVAGLAAQSVLANVFAGLQIVFSDALRVDDVVVADGEWGRVGEITLSYVVLDLWDDRRLVLPCTYFTTTPFENWTRKGSELLGAVEMDLDWNVSPVLMRSHLQRVLERTDLWDGRTAVLQVTDAVAGYVRVRILVTAKDAPTLFDLRCLVREAMVTWVQESMPQAVPVQRVLMTDAATPATRSPADAAIADPTPTGDGLFTGSADAERRASTFTNAIPILREDDPQPSS; the protein is encoded by the coding sequence ATGTGGGATGGATGGGTCGACTTCGGCATCGCCGCAGTGATCGGGATCGGCGTCGCGATCCTCATCGCCGTCGTCGCGATGATCGCCCTGGCGGTCATCGCGCGCCGACGCCGATGGGCGGGGGTGCTCAGCCGCCAATCCCGCGCGCCGTTCCGGATGCTGCTGCTCGTGGTCGCGCTCTGGGTCGCCGTCCGGGTGGCATTCCCCGATGACACGTGGCGCGGCATCCTCGGCCAGATCCTGACCATCCTCATCATCGCGGCGAGCGCGTGGCTCCTCGCCTCGCTCGTCGTCGTCGCGACCGACGTGGCCCTCGGGCGCTACCGGATCGACGTTCCCGACAACCGGGTGGCCCGCCGCATCCGGACCCAGACGCTGGTCGTGAGGCGCCTCGCGATCGCGATCATCGTCATCATCGGGATCGGAGCCGTCCTCCTGACGTTCGACTCCGTGCGGGCCATCGGTGCGAGCGTGCTCGCCTCGGCGGGCATCGCGTCGATCGTCGCGGGCCTGGCCGCGCAGTCGGTGCTCGCCAACGTGTTCGCGGGCCTCCAGATCGTCTTCAGCGACGCCCTGCGCGTCGATGACGTCGTGGTGGCCGACGGCGAATGGGGGCGGGTGGGAGAGATCACCCTGAGCTACGTCGTGCTCGACCTCTGGGACGACCGCCGCCTCGTCCTGCCGTGCACGTACTTCACGACGACGCCGTTCGAGAACTGGACCCGCAAAGGGTCGGAGCTGCTCGGTGCCGTCGAGATGGACCTCGACTGGAACGTGTCGCCCGTCCTCATGCGCTCGCACCTGCAGCGCGTGCTCGAGCGGACCGACCTGTGGGACGGCCGCACGGCGGTCCTGCAGGTCACGGATGCGGTCGCCGGCTACGTCCGCGTCCGCATCCTCGTCACCGCGAAGGACGCGCCGACCCTGTTCGACCTCCGCTGCCTCGTCCGCGAGGCCATGGTGACCTGGGTGCAGGAGTCGATGCCGCAGGCCGTGCCGGTCCAGCGCGTCTTGATGACGGATGCCGCGACCCCCGCCACGCGCAGTCCCGCCGACGCGGCGATTGCAGATCCCACCCCGACGGGCGACGGCCTCTTCACGGGCAGCGCCGATGCCGAGCGTCGCGCCAGCACCTTCACGAACGCGATCCCGATCCTCCGGGAGGACGATCCGCAGCCGTCGTCGTAG
- a CDS encoding cytochrome c biogenesis CcdA family protein — MNPGSIVMGESLWIAIPIAALAGLASFLSPCVLPLVPGYLGFLGGAVAPREPKRSKDAGATGTTTLTRTEAPPRGRLLLGVALFIAGFSVVFIMFGIFAGTLGRVFIEYQDLITRVLGAVVVALGLVFIGVFGFAQKIYRPQLKQNLGLVGAPLLGIAMGVGWAPCIGPTLAAIMSMAYSQADPARAGALAAAYSLGLGIPFVLLALGAGWATRSVAFVRRHIRVVNIIGGALLIALGVLMVTGVWTSLMSAFQGVVAGVPTFL; from the coding sequence ATGAACCCCGGGTCGATCGTGATGGGCGAGTCGCTCTGGATCGCGATCCCGATCGCGGCGCTCGCGGGTCTCGCCTCGTTCCTCTCGCCCTGCGTCCTGCCGCTGGTCCCCGGGTACCTCGGCTTCCTCGGCGGGGCCGTCGCGCCGCGTGAGCCGAAGAGGTCGAAGGATGCCGGGGCCACCGGCACGACCACGCTCACACGCACCGAGGCTCCGCCCCGCGGGCGCCTGCTGCTCGGCGTCGCGCTGTTCATCGCCGGCTTCAGCGTCGTGTTCATCATGTTCGGGATCTTCGCCGGGACCCTCGGTCGCGTCTTCATCGAGTACCAGGACCTCATCACCCGCGTCCTCGGCGCCGTGGTCGTCGCGCTCGGCCTGGTGTTCATCGGCGTCTTCGGGTTCGCGCAGAAGATCTACCGGCCGCAGCTGAAGCAGAACCTCGGCCTCGTCGGGGCTCCGCTTCTCGGCATCGCGATGGGCGTCGGCTGGGCGCCCTGCATCGGTCCGACCCTCGCCGCGATCATGAGCATGGCGTACAGCCAGGCCGACCCCGCGCGGGCGGGCGCCCTCGCCGCGGCGTACTCGCTGGGCCTCGGCATCCCGTTCGTCCTCCTCGCCCTCGGCGCAGGCTGGGCGACCCGCTCGGTGGCGTTCGTCCGCCGCCACATCCGCGTCGTCAACATCATCGGCGGTGCTCTTCTGATCGCGCTCGGCGTGCTGATGGTCACCGGTGTCTGGACGTCTCTCATGTCCGCGTTCCAGGGGGTGGTTGCCGGTGTCCCGACGTTCCTCTGA